Proteins encoded in a region of the Abyssibacter profundi genome:
- a CDS encoding NAD(P)H-binding protein, with translation MTKQHAADVAVLGATGAVGRAVCRQLAAAQTPGHAIVRSHTTAVEGLPARVVDFDRAPELTDAVRARAVICCLGTTQSKAGRDGLRAVDCDLVLHCAERASRAGVEVFTVVSAMGASRRSPSFYSRVKGEMEAGLRRIRLDTVHIVRPSLLLGDRDEHRTAEAVGQRLAPLLNPLLPMQYRAISVDAVAKALIQLSGPSTPGVWLHELPLGGRRSRRLDV, from the coding sequence TTGACCAAACAGCATGCAGCCGACGTCGCTGTGCTCGGCGCCACGGGCGCTGTCGGCCGCGCGGTCTGCCGACAACTGGCCGCCGCCCAGACGCCAGGCCATGCCATCGTGCGCAGCCATACGACTGCCGTCGAAGGCTTGCCGGCGCGGGTGGTCGACTTCGACCGAGCACCGGAGCTAACGGACGCGGTCCGTGCCCGTGCGGTGATTTGCTGCCTGGGGACCACACAGAGCAAGGCGGGCCGCGATGGCCTGCGTGCCGTGGACTGCGATCTGGTTCTGCACTGCGCCGAACGGGCTTCGCGGGCCGGGGTTGAGGTTTTTACCGTCGTCTCGGCCATGGGCGCCAGTCGACGCTCGCCCAGCTTCTACAGCCGGGTCAAAGGCGAGATGGAGGCGGGCCTGCGCCGGATTCGCCTGGACACGGTCCATATCGTCCGACCATCGCTGCTGCTGGGTGACCGGGATGAACACCGCACGGCCGAGGCCGTGGGGCAGCGGCTGGCACCACTGCTCAATCCGCTCCTACCCATGCAGTACCGAGCCATATCGGTCGATGCCGTGGCCAAGGCGCTGATCCAGCTGTCCGGCCCCTCGACACCGGGAGTCTGGCTGCACGAGCTCCCGCTAGGTGGCCGACGCTCGCGTCGCTTGGATGTTTAG
- a CDS encoding SDR family oxidoreductase: MDYLVTGATGFIGRFLVEALAKRGTVHVLVRPQSADKFEGLQQRLGDLADQLKPVWGDIAESPVITDAKARKALVGKIDHVFHLAAVYDMNMDDEVADRINNEGTRNVVAMVNALASKERTPILHHVSSVAVAGGDFSGTFTEDMFDEGQSLNHPYFRTKYQSEGIVRDEATVPIRIHRPGMVLGHSETGEIDKVDGPYYFFKAIQQIRDHIPKWIPLLGVDGGKMPLAPVDYVVDAMVYLAHQEGLDGRTFHLVETPAPSVAEVMSAFFSAAHGPEMAFTFDAQGLPTLPGALRGRIGQLPGLDLAKRGLSKTLGIPISVFGYIRSQAEFDDAQTRHALANSGISCPPLSSYAEVLWRFWETHLDTHVSVSKSLLKRVSGKTVLITGASSGIGFTTAKKLGKAGAKVLLVARTREKLEETQQVIERLGGQAWVYPCDLNDMEAIDEMAKQVIAEHEHVDILINNAGRSIRRSVAESLDRFHDFERTMQLNYFGSVRLILALLPSMTKRKKGQIINVSSIGVLTNVPRFSAYVASKAALDAFGRCLSAEIKHTGIEITTIYMPLVRTPMIAPTKLYDYVPTYTPDQAADLLVKAIVERPKRIKTALGQAGELSYALWPKVNDFILSQGYALFPSSSAARGGEPKNVDDRLTPKGVIFANLFRGTYW; the protein is encoded by the coding sequence ATGGATTATCTGGTCACGGGGGCTACCGGCTTCATCGGACGTTTTCTGGTGGAGGCGCTTGCGAAGAGAGGAACGGTACACGTGCTCGTGCGCCCGCAATCGGCCGATAAGTTCGAGGGGCTGCAACAGCGGCTGGGCGACCTGGCCGATCAGCTCAAGCCGGTCTGGGGTGACATTGCCGAGTCACCGGTGATTACCGACGCCAAGGCGCGCAAGGCACTGGTCGGAAAGATCGACCATGTGTTCCATCTGGCGGCCGTCTATGACATGAACATGGACGATGAGGTTGCCGACCGGATCAACAACGAGGGCACGCGTAATGTCGTGGCCATGGTCAATGCGCTGGCCTCTAAAGAGCGCACGCCGATTCTGCACCACGTGAGTTCCGTGGCCGTGGCTGGCGGCGACTTCAGCGGCACCTTCACCGAAGACATGTTCGACGAGGGGCAGTCGCTCAACCACCCTTATTTCCGGACCAAGTACCAATCAGAAGGCATCGTGCGCGACGAGGCCACGGTACCGATTCGCATCCATCGGCCGGGCATGGTGCTGGGCCATTCGGAAACCGGCGAGATCGACAAGGTCGACGGCCCGTACTACTTCTTCAAGGCCATCCAGCAGATTCGCGACCACATCCCGAAGTGGATTCCGCTGCTGGGTGTCGATGGCGGCAAGATGCCGCTGGCGCCGGTGGATTATGTGGTCGACGCCATGGTCTATCTGGCGCATCAGGAAGGGCTGGATGGCCGGACCTTCCACCTGGTCGAAACCCCGGCGCCCAGCGTGGCCGAGGTGATGTCGGCCTTTTTCAGCGCTGCCCACGGCCCGGAGATGGCCTTCACCTTCGATGCCCAGGGCCTGCCGACACTACCCGGTGCACTGCGCGGCCGAATCGGCCAGCTGCCGGGGCTGGATCTGGCCAAGCGTGGGTTGTCCAAGACGCTGGGAATTCCGATCTCCGTATTCGGCTACATCCGCAGCCAGGCCGAGTTTGACGATGCGCAGACCCGCCATGCGCTGGCCAACTCGGGCATTAGCTGCCCGCCGCTGTCCAGCTATGCCGAGGTCTTGTGGCGCTTCTGGGAAACCCATTTGGATACCCACGTCTCGGTGAGCAAGTCGCTGCTCAAGCGTGTGAGTGGCAAGACGGTGCTGATCACCGGTGCGTCTTCGGGGATCGGCTTCACCACCGCCAAGAAGCTGGGTAAGGCGGGCGCCAAGGTCTTGCTGGTGGCCCGCACCCGCGAAAAACTGGAAGAGACCCAGCAGGTCATCGAGCGGCTGGGTGGACAGGCCTGGGTTTATCCCTGCGACCTCAACGACATGGAGGCCATCGACGAGATGGCCAAGCAGGTGATCGCCGAGCATGAGCACGTCGATATCCTGATCAATAACGCCGGCCGCTCGATCCGCCGCAGCGTGGCCGAATCGCTGGACCGTTTCCATGACTTTGAGCGCACCATGCAGCTGAACTACTTCGGCAGCGTGCGGCTGATCCTGGCGCTGTTGCCGTCCATGACCAAGCGCAAGAAGGGACAGATCATCAACGTCTCCTCGATCGGGGTGCTGACGAACGTGCCGCGATTCTCCGCCTATGTGGCCTCCAAGGCGGCTCTGGATGCGTTCGGTCGCTGTCTGTCGGCGGAGATCAAGCACACGGGGATCGAGATCACCACGATTTACATGCCGCTGGTGCGCACACCGATGATCGCGCCGACCAAGTTGTATGACTATGTGCCGACCTATACGCCGGACCAGGCGGCCGATCTGCTGGTCAAGGCCATTGTCGAACGGCCCAAGCGCATCAAGACCGCGCTGGGGCAGGCGGGCGAGCTGTCCTACGCCTTGTGGCCCAAGGTCAACGATTTCATCCTGTCGCAGGGCTATGCGCTGTTCCCGTCGTCGTCGGCGGCGCGCGGAGGCGAGCCCAAGAACGTGGATGATCGACTCACACCCAAGGGTGTGATCTTTGCAAATCTGTTCCGCGGTACTTATTGGTAG
- a CDS encoding TonB family protein, translated as MSLGWRHWSVAFAVAVLLHASLLALRWGWNERQVQRSVVTLDLQTPDNLPDPVPVSLPSSLAFAWQLGAEPDTTRPLPDTPPPATGRGGALSATLGGQSLGLEALTGPAVAAAADLAASAPASQPAATPAPPPPAPRPATPSGGVSAGLARSEPPPATAVAESEEPAEPTAPVEPATTAAVVPGPAPPDQVRLVRAPDADEEEDEEDARDEPLPEPATAPVETPEDAVAQQASVAPALGLSDSLGLPSASEVSTPEQAPTEADSAPPTAEPAQSQSQSQSQPDRPSRVAELDQAIDQALAQTVQPIEPLDFPPPSTPTPPPATRAAPASGDVDRALSETLDQLARVRPESRSPPVDYRLPPPSFEPDPADQTPQRRAPNRNAEISRALTGVQSQFGRDERVPNLPPPAAAPSPEARSGHSGRSSVPAPPQPPAAATPNPGATPGLAGGPAGTVSGRRADPRYDPNGRPGAYSVDANDFFSRIADHIFRANDRFIGRLPPDAPRVFLDVRFTIDRAGRVMTVDLLRSSGDARLDQAAREVIWRASPMPALAQDMVSETLELTFPVVVAR; from the coding sequence ATGAGTCTCGGTTGGCGACATTGGAGCGTTGCGTTTGCGGTGGCCGTGCTACTGCATGCGAGCTTGCTCGCCTTGCGCTGGGGCTGGAACGAGCGCCAGGTTCAGCGCAGCGTGGTTACGCTGGATTTGCAGACCCCCGATAATCTGCCCGATCCCGTGCCGGTATCGCTGCCCAGCTCGCTGGCCTTTGCCTGGCAGTTGGGGGCCGAGCCGGACACCACCCGACCACTGCCCGATACACCGCCTCCTGCGACCGGGCGCGGCGGCGCGCTGTCGGCCACGTTGGGTGGCCAGTCGCTGGGCCTGGAGGCGCTCACCGGGCCGGCGGTGGCCGCGGCGGCTGATCTCGCCGCCAGCGCGCCGGCCTCGCAGCCGGCGGCCACACCAGCGCCGCCCCCGCCCGCGCCCCGGCCAGCGACCCCCTCCGGCGGTGTGTCTGCCGGGCTGGCTCGCAGCGAACCGCCCCCGGCGACGGCTGTCGCGGAATCGGAAGAACCCGCTGAGCCGACCGCGCCCGTCGAGCCGGCGACGACAGCTGCCGTCGTGCCCGGTCCTGCGCCACCGGATCAGGTGCGTCTGGTGCGGGCACCGGATGCCGATGAGGAAGAGGACGAGGAGGATGCGCGCGACGAGCCCTTGCCGGAGCCGGCGACCGCCCCGGTGGAGACGCCGGAGGATGCTGTTGCCCAACAGGCGTCGGTCGCGCCTGCACTGGGGTTGTCGGATTCGCTGGGTCTGCCCAGCGCCAGCGAAGTTTCCACGCCGGAGCAAGCCCCGACGGAGGCGGATTCCGCACCGCCGACCGCCGAGCCTGCGCAGTCGCAGTCGCAGTCGCAGTCGCAGCCGGACCGGCCGTCGCGTGTGGCCGAGCTGGATCAGGCCATCGATCAGGCCTTGGCGCAGACGGTGCAACCGATCGAGCCCCTGGATTTCCCGCCGCCATCCACGCCGACGCCACCACCGGCGACCCGCGCGGCACCGGCCAGTGGCGACGTGGACCGGGCATTGAGCGAGACGCTGGATCAGCTCGCGCGCGTGCGGCCGGAAAGCCGGTCACCGCCCGTGGACTATCGGCTGCCGCCACCGTCCTTCGAGCCTGATCCGGCGGATCAAACTCCGCAGCGTCGCGCACCCAACCGCAATGCGGAGATCTCCCGTGCGCTCACGGGGGTGCAGTCGCAGTTCGGACGTGACGAGCGCGTGCCGAACCTGCCGCCGCCGGCCGCCGCGCCGAGCCCTGAGGCTCGCTCGGGTCACTCGGGTCGCTCGTCGGTGCCCGCTCCACCGCAACCGCCAGCGGCGGCTACCCCCAATCCTGGCGCGACGCCCGGCCTGGCCGGTGGCCCGGCAGGCACCGTGTCGGGACGCCGCGCCGACCCACGTTACGACCCCAACGGGCGGCCCGGTGCCTACTCGGTCGATGCCAATGATTTCTTCTCTCGCATCGCCGACCACATCTTCCGGGCCAACGATCGCTTTATCGGGCGACTGCCACCCGATGCGCCGCGGGTATTCCTCGACGTGCGCTTTACCATTGACCGGGCCGGTCGGGTCATGACCGTGGACCTGTTGCGTAGCTCCGGGGATGCCCGCCTGGATCAGGCGGCGCGTGAAGTGATCTGGCGGGCGTCGCCCATGCCGGCACTGGCGCAGGACATGGTGAGCGAAACACTGGAGTTGACCTTTCCGGTCGTGGTGGCCCGCTAG
- a CDS encoding DUF885 domain-containing protein gives MLRRFGWLTAFCLLAAPVAWADYTSERQALLEREAALAEPGSAESEAARFKALTDLYFDWVLLEQPEFGTYFGIDRYQDRWTDNSRVATRRREADTRRSLQILESIDRRALDAETRFNYDLIVSQLRMDVASQRFFNDEMPINQLSGIHQNLAQILSIMPTRSVDDYQTLLSRMDGIESLVDNTLIWLQRGLEVGATPPRITLREVPQQILNQIPETPADSPLLAPFQRMPESISADQQALLKQRAEALYRTELRPAFMRLHEFFTTVYLPRARESIAMTDLPDGEAWYAHNVKVRTTTDLTPQQIHDIGLAEVRRIRQAMIAVMRKTGHAGDLASFFDKLRSDPAFYFDTPEALLSAYRDIAKRADPELVKLFGHLPRTPYGVVPVPAYAEKSQTTAYYQPGSLEAGRPGNFFANTYALDTRPKWEMEALTLHEAVPGHHLQIAIQQELGDLPWYRRYGWGHTAFVEGWGLYAESLGKEMGFYTDPYSEFGALTYEMWRAIRLVVDTGMHALGWSRQQAIDFFKANAGKTEHDITVEVDRYIVWPGQALAYKIGQLRIKQLREEAEATLGDAFDIRGFHDTVLGAGAMPLDLLEGRVNDWVQAQQD, from the coding sequence ATGTTGAGACGATTTGGATGGCTAACCGCGTTTTGCCTGCTGGCCGCACCCGTGGCCTGGGCCGATTACACCAGCGAGCGACAGGCGCTATTGGAACGCGAAGCGGCGCTGGCCGAGCCCGGCAGTGCAGAGAGCGAGGCCGCCCGTTTTAAAGCCCTGACGGATCTGTACTTCGACTGGGTGCTGCTGGAGCAACCGGAGTTCGGGACCTACTTCGGTATCGACCGCTACCAGGATCGCTGGACCGACAATTCCCGCGTGGCCACGCGCCGCCGCGAGGCAGACACGCGGCGGTCGCTGCAGATTCTGGAATCGATTGATCGCCGGGCTCTGGATGCCGAAACGCGCTTCAACTACGACCTGATCGTCAGCCAACTGCGCATGGACGTCGCCTCGCAGCGGTTCTTCAATGATGAGATGCCGATCAACCAGCTCTCCGGCATTCATCAGAACCTGGCCCAGATTCTCTCGATCATGCCAACCCGCAGCGTCGATGATTACCAGACGCTACTCAGCCGTATGGATGGCATTGAGTCACTGGTCGACAACACCTTGATCTGGCTGCAACGCGGCCTGGAAGTGGGGGCCACCCCGCCGCGGATCACGCTGCGTGAAGTCCCGCAGCAAATCCTCAATCAGATTCCTGAAACGCCGGCCGACAGCCCGCTGCTGGCTCCGTTCCAGCGCATGCCCGAGTCGATATCCGCCGACCAGCAGGCATTGTTGAAGCAGCGCGCCGAAGCCCTGTACCGCACCGAGCTGCGTCCGGCCTTCATGCGTCTGCATGAGTTCTTCACCACGGTCTACCTGCCGCGCGCGCGCGAGTCCATCGCCATGACCGATCTGCCCGATGGCGAGGCCTGGTACGCGCATAACGTCAAGGTTCGGACCACAACAGATCTGACACCGCAGCAGATTCACGACATCGGCCTGGCCGAAGTCCGCCGCATCCGCCAGGCCATGATCGCCGTGATGCGCAAGACAGGCCATGCCGGTGACCTGGCGTCGTTCTTCGACAAACTGCGCAGTGACCCAGCGTTCTACTTCGACACGCCCGAGGCCCTGCTAAGCGCCTACCGCGACATCGCCAAGCGCGCCGACCCCGAGCTGGTCAAACTGTTCGGGCATCTGCCCCGCACGCCCTACGGTGTGGTGCCGGTGCCGGCCTATGCCGAAAAATCCCAGACGACGGCCTACTACCAGCCCGGTTCGCTGGAAGCCGGCCGGCCGGGCAATTTCTTCGCCAATACCTACGCACTGGACACCCGCCCCAAGTGGGAGATGGAAGCGCTGACGCTGCATGAGGCGGTGCCGGGCCATCACCTGCAAATCGCCATTCAGCAGGAGCTGGGCGATCTGCCCTGGTACCGCCGCTATGGCTGGGGGCACACCGCGTTCGTCGAAGGCTGGGGGCTTTATGCCGAAAGCCTGGGCAAGGAGATGGGCTTTTACACCGACCCCTACTCCGAATTCGGTGCACTGACCTATGAAATGTGGCGGGCCATCCGCCTGGTGGTGGATACCGGTATGCACGCGCTGGGCTGGTCGCGCCAACAGGCCATCGACTTCTTCAAGGCGAATGCCGGCAAGACCGAACACGACATTACGGTGGAAGTCGACCGCTACATCGTCTGGCCGGGCCAGGCGCTCGCCTACAAGATCGGACAGCTACGCATCAAGCAACTGCGCGAAGAGGCCGAAGCCACACTGGGCGATGCATTCGACATCCGCGGCTTCCACGACACCGTGCTGGGCGCCGGCGCCATGCCGCTGGACCTGCTCGAAGGCCGCGTCAATGACTGGGTGCAAGCGCAGCAAGACTAG
- a CDS encoding 3-deoxy-7-phosphoheptulonate synthase, translated as MQPTENLRIDSIRPVATPALIQAEHPLTEAASDLVSRTRTEVQRVLTGDDDRLLVVVGPCSIHDPEAAIDYARRLQPLREALGEDLLILMRVYFEKPRTTVGWKGLINDPDLDESYRINKGLRTARQLLIDLNDMGVPAGVEFLDILTPQYVADLVSWGAIGARTTESQVHREMVSGLSCPVGFKNGTDGSVKIAADAVMSAQHPHHFLSMTKEGMTGIFNTTGNPNTHVILRGGASGPNYDADSVDAAAKLIEAADLPPRIMIDFSHANSRKQHRLQMDVGRDVGRQIAGGDARIMGVMIESHLVEGNQKIGPRESLTYGQSITDACLGWEDSDGLLRELAGAVHARRSRAQRASA; from the coding sequence ATGCAACCCACCGAAAATCTGCGCATCGACTCCATCCGCCCGGTCGCCACGCCGGCTCTGATCCAGGCCGAGCACCCGCTGACCGAAGCCGCCAGCGACCTGGTGTCGCGCACGCGGACCGAAGTCCAGCGAGTGCTCACCGGCGACGATGATCGGCTACTGGTCGTGGTGGGCCCCTGCTCGATTCATGACCCCGAGGCCGCCATTGATTACGCCCGGCGGCTGCAGCCACTGCGCGAAGCCCTGGGCGAAGACCTGCTCATTTTGATGCGGGTGTACTTCGAAAAGCCCCGGACCACCGTGGGCTGGAAGGGGCTGATCAACGACCCGGACCTCGACGAGAGCTACCGCATCAACAAGGGCCTGCGCACGGCGCGACAACTACTCATCGACCTCAATGACATGGGGGTGCCCGCGGGTGTGGAGTTCCTGGACATCCTCACGCCGCAGTACGTGGCGGATCTGGTCAGCTGGGGCGCCATCGGCGCCCGCACGACGGAATCCCAGGTTCACCGCGAGATGGTGTCGGGCCTGTCCTGCCCGGTGGGCTTTAAGAACGGCACGGATGGCAGCGTGAAAATCGCGGCCGACGCCGTGATGTCCGCACAGCATCCGCATCACTTCCTGTCCATGACCAAGGAAGGGATGACCGGCATCTTCAACACCACGGGCAACCCGAACACGCATGTCATCCTGCGCGGCGGGGCCTCAGGGCCAAACTACGACGCCGACAGTGTCGATGCCGCAGCCAAACTGATCGAGGCGGCTGATCTGCCGCCGCGCATCATGATCGACTTCAGCCACGCCAATAGCCGCAAGCAACATCGGCTGCAAATGGATGTGGGCCGAGACGTGGGCCGGCAGATCGCCGGTGGTGATGCCCGCATCATGGGCGTGATGATCGAAAGCCATCTCGTCGAAGGCAATCAGAAGATCGGCCCGCGCGAGTCGCTGACCTACGGTCAAAGCATTACCGATGCCTGCCTCGGCTGGGAGGATTCCGACGGCTTGCTGCGGGAGCTGGCCGGCGCGGTCCATGCGCGTCGCTCACGGGCTCAGCGCGCCAGCGCCTGA
- a CDS encoding DUF3187 family protein: MRYSLWPALATLLCAPTTTLAYEPVGFAHSNQHVLMQVQGLPELGRALAPEEGQAGWALDLDWTSEYTADSSGAAGMPGSEAIVLDAETVNLGLRGSVRLGGWLLEADVPYITHSGGGLDGFIDDWHDFTGLPTGGREQAPRDRLLIRYERDGQAVIDLQQATGGLGDIQLGVARPVGQTVVRMAVKLPTGDADKLTGSGGLGGSMTVDFRGPAGDWWGTWGGVGALVMSDGDLLPRQQRRWAGVGALGLGLRLHERLEAKVELYGHTPLYQDSALGQLARGALVITTGGAIRLSDKTSLDFAVAENPVAKSSPDVSFHFALRHAI, from the coding sequence ATGCGATATTCACTCTGGCCGGCATTGGCCACTCTGCTTTGCGCGCCCACAACCACGCTGGCCTACGAGCCGGTGGGGTTTGCTCACAGCAATCAGCACGTGCTGATGCAGGTCCAAGGCCTGCCCGAATTGGGGCGCGCATTGGCTCCCGAGGAAGGGCAAGCCGGCTGGGCGCTAGATCTGGATTGGACCAGCGAGTACACCGCCGATAGCAGCGGCGCTGCCGGCATGCCTGGCAGCGAGGCCATCGTGCTCGACGCGGAGACCGTCAACCTGGGCCTACGCGGTTCGGTTCGCTTGGGTGGCTGGCTGCTGGAGGCCGATGTCCCCTACATCACGCATAGCGGCGGTGGTCTCGATGGCTTCATCGACGACTGGCATGACTTCACCGGCCTACCCACCGGTGGGCGTGAGCAGGCGCCAAGAGACCGGCTGCTGATCCGCTACGAGCGTGATGGCCAGGCGGTCATCGATCTGCAGCAGGCCACGGGCGGGCTGGGTGATATCCAGCTGGGTGTCGCAAGGCCGGTCGGGCAGACCGTGGTGCGCATGGCGGTCAAACTGCCGACGGGGGATGCCGACAAGCTGACGGGCAGTGGCGGGCTGGGCGGCAGCATGACCGTCGATTTCCGGGGTCCGGCCGGGGACTGGTGGGGCACCTGGGGCGGCGTGGGGGCATTGGTCATGAGCGACGGTGATTTGCTGCCGCGGCAGCAACGGCGCTGGGCGGGAGTCGGCGCACTGGGGCTGGGTTTGCGCCTGCACGAGCGGTTGGAGGCCAAAGTGGAGCTTTACGGCCATACGCCGTTGTATCAAGATTCCGCGCTTGGCCAGCTTGCCCGGGGCGCGCTGGTCATCACGACCGGGGGTGCCATTCGCCTCTCGGACAAGACATCGCTGGATTTTGCCGTCGCCGAAAACCCGGTCGCCAAGAGTTCGCCGGATGTGAGTTTCCACTTCGCGCTGCGGCATGCCATCTAA
- the speD gene encoding adenosylmethionine decarboxylase codes for MSPSSKLKLHGFNNLTKSLSFNIYDVSYARTAQQQKEYIEYIDEAYNAERLTGILTEVAHIIGANILNVARQDYEPQGASVTMLISEEPVDGPEKESVVAHLDKSHITVHTYPETHPDHGISTFRADIDVSTCGVISPLKALNYLIHSFESDIVIMDYRVRGFTRNVRGRKHFIDHKIDSIQNFLDRGTKERYQMVDVNVYQENLFHTKMRVKEFDLDDYLFGEGVKDLDEKTQRRIRRQVHHEFEEIFYGRNMPK; via the coding sequence ATGTCCCCAAGCAGCAAGCTGAAGCTCCACGGTTTCAACAATCTGACCAAGAGCCTGTCGTTCAATATTTACGACGTCAGCTATGCGCGCACTGCGCAGCAGCAGAAGGAATACATCGAGTACATCGATGAGGCCTATAACGCCGAGCGGCTGACCGGGATTCTGACCGAGGTCGCGCATATCATCGGCGCCAACATCCTCAACGTGGCCCGTCAGGACTACGAGCCGCAGGGTGCCAGCGTCACCATGCTGATTTCCGAAGAGCCCGTCGATGGGCCTGAGAAGGAATCGGTGGTCGCGCATTTGGACAAGAGCCACATCACGGTCCACACCTACCCCGAAACGCATCCCGATCACGGCATCTCCACCTTCCGGGCCGATATTGACGTGTCGACCTGTGGCGTGATCTCGCCGCTCAAGGCCCTGAACTATCTGATTCACAGCTTCGAGTCCGACATCGTCATCATGGACTACCGGGTGCGCGGCTTTACGCGCAACGTGCGCGGTCGCAAGCACTTCATCGATCACAAGATCGACTCCATCCAGAACTTCCTGGACCGGGGAACCAAGGAGCGCTACCAGATGGTGGACGTCAACGTGTACCAGGAGAACCTGTTTCACACGAAAATGCGGGTCAAGGAGTTCGATCTCGACGACTACCTGTTTGGCGAGGGCGTGAAGGACTTGGACGAGAAGACCCAGCGGCGGATTCGCCGGCAGGTTCACCACGAGTTCGAAGAGATTTTCTACGGGCGCAACATGCCCAAGTGA